TGCTTATTCAAAAGAAAACCAAGTTGTAACGTTGTTAAATTTTTCTAGAGATAAAATCGAACAACTAAAAAAAGAAGAATTTTTTTGTCCGGCATGTAAAGAACCTGTTCGCATAAAAAATGGTAAAGTAAATCTTCCTCATTTTTCTCATTATAATAATAGTAACTGCTGTATCAGTAATGAAGGAGAGACGATCGAACATTTGACATTGAAAAAAGCACTTGCCGATTGGTGTGAAAAAGAATCCATTACCTGTGAACTAGAAAAATATTTGCCTGAAGTGAATCAGAGACCAGATTTATTGATAGGAAATCTGGCCATAGAAATTCAATGTAGTCCGTTAAGTGTTCAACGATTGGTAGAAAGAACGCATTCTTATCAAAGATATGGCTATATTCCTATTTGGATTTGTGGGAAAAAATTGTTCTCTAATCATCAATATTTAGGAGAAGTAACAAAAAATTTATGCAATTATTCCGATAATATAGGATTTTATCTTTGGGCAGCAGATTGGGAAACAGAAGAAATAATAGTGTATTTTCATATCGAAGAAGATTGGAAAAAGAGAGTATATTTTTCCAGAAAAAGCTGGCGCTTTTATACAAGTTCTTTTTTACAGATATTATGTTTCCCAAACCAATCAACAATTCATCATCAAAGAATATTTAATATTGGAGAATTGCTACACGGCTATTATGCTGAATTAAATAAAAAATTGAATAAAAAAGATGAGAAAATTCGGGTTGTTCAATCAGTATTATATAACAATCATTTTCATCTTCTTACGTTGCCAAGCTGGTTTTATTTTCCAGGGGTGCATCTGTTTTGTTGTAGAGGATCAGATATTTTATTGAAAATCAAAATTTGGAGATTGGTAGCCTGTTTAGATCAGAATGTTATTGAGAAGAAAAAGCTGAGTGATATGCTGAAAAGGGAGATCGAACAATCAGAGGAACTATTATATGAAATGCCTAACGTTTCTAAAAGGGAGATTAAAAAGTACTGTGTCAATCAGCTACTCAATCATTTGATTGCCTGTGGCCATTTGGTAAAAAATTCAGACGGATGGAAAATAGAGGCAAAAAGAGACACTCAAAACCCATCTGAACTTTATCAATGGCTCAAAAGAATGGAAAATAAGTGTTTAATCAGTGCTACTCCGATAAAAAATGTGATAAGATGAATTTATAGTAAGAATAATTTAAAAGGAGCAGGCGCAATGAGTCAAACAAAACAATTACCAGAACGATCAACACTACCAGTAGAGAAGACATGGGACTTGACGAAGATTTTTAGAGATGACCAAGCATTTGATGATGCATATAAAGCTTTGGAAGAGAAGTTAAACGAAGTTGAGCAATACCAAGGGACATTAAAAAACGGTAGCGAAGCATTTTTAAGCAGTATTGAACTGTTATTGGATGTCTACCGTCAAATTGAAGTGATTTACGTTTACGCTCATTTAAAAAACGATCAAGATACCACCAATACAACCTATCAGGCATTATATGCTAGAGCTAGCTCTCTATTAGCTCAAGCGAGTGAAGCTGTTTCATGGTTTGAACCAGAAGTATTATCTTTAAATGATGACTTAATCTGGGGATATTTTGCTGATAATTCTGAATTAGAGATCTATCGTCATTTTATAGAAAATATATTGAGTGATCGTCCGCATATTTTATCTGCTGATCAAGAAGCATTACTGGCCGGAGCAGGAGAGATTTTTGAAGCATCTAGCAATACATTTTCTATTTTAAATAACGCAGATCTTAAATTCCCAGTTATTGAAAATGAAAATGGAGAAAGTATCCAGCTTACACATGGTGTTTATGGACAATTAATGGAAAATACGGATAGAAAAGTTCGTGAAGAAGCGTTTAAAGCTCTATATAGTGTTTATGAGCAATTTAAAAATACCTTTGCTCAAACATTGAGTTCACATGTTAAGGCCCATAATTATAAAGCTAAAGTTCGGAAGTATTCTTCTGCAAGAGAAGCGGCTTTAAGCGGCAATCATATACCAGAAAGTGTTTATGATACGTTAATAGACGTAGTGAATCAAAACTTACCTTTACTTCATCGTTATGTATCGTTGCGTAAACGTTTATTGAATTTGGACGAATTGCATATGTATGATATGTATACACCGATTCTAGGGGAGGCTTCAATTAAGTATTCTTATGAGGAAGCAAAAGAAAAAGCAATGGATGCTTTGAAACCGTTGGGGACTGATTATTTAAACATCGTCAAAACTGCTTTTAGTGATCGTTGGATAGATGTAATCGAGAACCAAGGTAAACGCAGTGGTGCCTATTCATCAGGAGCATATGATACAGCTCCATACATTTTAATGAACTGGCATGACAGTTTAGACCAACTCTATACATTGGTTCATGAAATGGGTCACAGTGTTCACAGTTACTTTACTCGCACGAATCAACCTTATGTTTATGGCGATTATTCAATTTTTCTAGCGGAGATTGCTTCAACGACCAATGAAAATCTTTTGACTGAATATCTGTTGGAGACTGAAACAGATCCTAGAATTCGTGCATATGTGTTGAATCATTATTTAGATGGTTTCAAAGGAACCATCTTTAGACAAACACAATTTGCTGAGTTTGAGCATTTTATCCATACGGAAGATGCCAAAGGTACGCCTTTAACAAGCGAATATTTGAGCAATTATTATGGGGATTTGAATCAGAAATATTATGGTTCAGAGGTTACGAAGGATCCTGAAATTTCATTAGAGTGGTCGCGAATCCCTCATTTTTATTATAATTATTATGTCTATCAATATGCGACTGGTTTCTCTGCTGCATCTGCTTTAGCAGGTAAAATTTTAGCGAATGAGCCAAATGCATTGGATAATTATTTGACTTACTTGAAATCAGGAAGTAGTGATTACCCTATAGAGGTGATGAACAAAGCAGGAGTGGACATGACAAAACCTCAGTATATCAAAGATGCCATGACTGTTTTTGAAACAAGATTAAAAGAATTAGAGAAACTAGTAGAAACTTTGGAACAATAAAAAACGACAAATCCCGCTTTTCTCAGTTTGAAAGCGGGATTTATCGTTTTTTTGAAATTAAAGTAGATGTAAATGACCGCGTGGAACATGAGGGTCATTATAATGATTCAACTCAAAATTCTCATGAAAGTAGTGCATATTTTCTTCAGATGTTTCACATAGTTTCTTGATTTCATCCATTGATTCGCAGTCTTCAACTAAGACACCAAAATCACGATCACAAGTATAGTTGTATACTACCGCTGAAGGGTGTTTCACAATCCCCATTTCACGAGCTATTTGTTGATCTGTTTGGAATGATTCTTTCACGAATTCTGATTGGCGATCAGCTTTGAACATATCTAAATCGCCGCCAGCTTCAACCACTAATTTTTCAGATAGTTCT
The DNA window shown above is from Enterococcus sp. 4G2_DIV0659 and carries:
- a CDS encoding competence protein CoiA, whose translation is MLNAYSKENQVVTLLNFSRDKIEQLKKEEFFCPACKEPVRIKNGKVNLPHFSHYNNSNCCISNEGETIEHLTLKKALADWCEKESITCELEKYLPEVNQRPDLLIGNLAIEIQCSPLSVQRLVERTHSYQRYGYIPIWICGKKLFSNHQYLGEVTKNLCNYSDNIGFYLWAADWETEEIIVYFHIEEDWKKRVYFSRKSWRFYTSSFLQILCFPNQSTIHHQRIFNIGELLHGYYAELNKKLNKKDEKIRVVQSVLYNNHFHLLTLPSWFYFPGVHLFCCRGSDILLKIKIWRLVACLDQNVIEKKKLSDMLKREIEQSEELLYEMPNVSKREIKKYCVNQLLNHLIACGHLVKNSDGWKIEAKRDTQNPSELYQWLKRMENKCLISATPIKNVIR
- the pepF gene encoding oligoendopeptidase F; translated protein: MSQTKQLPERSTLPVEKTWDLTKIFRDDQAFDDAYKALEEKLNEVEQYQGTLKNGSEAFLSSIELLLDVYRQIEVIYVYAHLKNDQDTTNTTYQALYARASSLLAQASEAVSWFEPEVLSLNDDLIWGYFADNSELEIYRHFIENILSDRPHILSADQEALLAGAGEIFEASSNTFSILNNADLKFPVIENENGESIQLTHGVYGQLMENTDRKVREEAFKALYSVYEQFKNTFAQTLSSHVKAHNYKAKVRKYSSAREAALSGNHIPESVYDTLIDVVNQNLPLLHRYVSLRKRLLNLDELHMYDMYTPILGEASIKYSYEEAKEKAMDALKPLGTDYLNIVKTAFSDRWIDVIENQGKRSGAYSSGAYDTAPYILMNWHDSLDQLYTLVHEMGHSVHSYFTRTNQPYVYGDYSIFLAEIASTTNENLLTEYLLETETDPRIRAYVLNHYLDGFKGTIFRQTQFAEFEHFIHTEDAKGTPLTSEYLSNYYGDLNQKYYGSEVTKDPEISLEWSRIPHFYYNYYVYQYATGFSAASALAGKILANEPNALDNYLTYLKSGSSDYPIEVMNKAGVDMTKPQYIKDAMTVFETRLKELEKLVETLEQ
- a CDS encoding ClpXP adapter SpxH family protein, whose product is MIEIYLFVNPLGGICLNVEKDILKLVETENKKIQFRFIPLVNMKTINHLIKLFNIPSHDIEQRNQLFEDVYSAALDYKAAQLQGKKKGRHLLLGLQQAVAIDNIPYSLELSEKLVVEAGGDLDMFKADRQSEFVKESFQTDQQIAREMGIVKHPSAVVYNYTCDRDFGVLVEDCESMDEIKKLCETSEENMHYFHENFELNHYNDPHVPRGHLHLL